Proteins encoded together in one Balneola sp. window:
- a CDS encoding plasmid stabilization protein has translation MTIKFHSEARKEFFETSEYYEEQVVGLGDDFIDEVEKVLDVIEQQPSSGTKITKTERRFLVSRFPYGIIYSVEDELITIFAVMNLRRKPGYWESRT, from the coding sequence GTGACTATTAAATTTCATTCAGAAGCCAGAAAAGAATTCTTTGAAACTTCGGAATACTACGAGGAACAAGTTGTTGGCCTTGGGGATGATTTTATTGATGAAGTCGAAAAAGTTTTAGATGTCATTGAACAACAACCTTCATCCGGAACTAAAATCACTAAAACAGAACGAAGATTTTTAGTTTCACGCTTTCCGTATGGAATCATCTACTCTGTGGAAGATGAGCTTATTACCATATTTGCCGTCATGAATTTAAGGCGAAAGCCAGGGTACTGGGAATCTCGAACCTAA